The proteins below are encoded in one region of Phaseolus vulgaris cultivar G19833 chromosome 1, P. vulgaris v2.0, whole genome shotgun sequence:
- the LOC137816642 gene encoding beta-fructofuranosidase, insoluble isoenzyme CWINV1-like isoform X2, with amino-acid sequence MYYKGVYHLFYQHNPEAATFGDRIVWGHSVSYDLINWIHLNNAIEPSGPYDINSCWSGSATIIPGKEQPMILYTGIDYKKHQVQNLAVPRNLSDTFLREWVKHSKNPVMTPPSGVEVDNFRDPSTAWKGKDGKWRVVVGAQKGDEGKAILHQSEDFVNWTVDPNPFYASQNTGVCECPDFFPVYMNGSTNGVDTSVQNPSVRHVLKISYLRKQHDYYFLGKYASDQENFIPDVRFTGTSSDLRYDYGKFYASKSFFDYAKNRRILWGWVNESDSTQDDMDKGWAGLQSIPRQVWLDKSGKRLVQWPLEEVEQLRGKHIRITGENLVHGSHLEVSGITASQADVEVLFELPELEKAEFLDPNGVDPQLLCSQEYESRSGIIGPFGLLALASKDLKEHTAVFFTIYRAPNRYVCLMCSDQSRSSLRHDLDKTTYGTIFDLDPNLKKISLRSLIDHSIIESFGDEGRVCITSRVYPSLAIDKDAHLCVFNYGSQSVLISKLNAWSMKQAEIGYEGNISYT; translated from the exons ATGTACTACAAAGGTGTTTACCACCTTTTCTACCAGCATAACCCTGAAGCAGCAACCTTTGGTGATAGGATTGTATGGGGTCATTCAGTATCCTATGATCTTATCAATTGGATTCATTTGAATAATGCTATTGAACCAAGTGGACCATATGATATTAATAGCTGTTGGTCAGGCTCAGCCACTATAATCCCTGGGAAAGAACAGCCTATGATTTTGTACACGGGAATTGACTATAAGAAACATCAAGTTCAGAACTTAGCTGTGCCAAGGAATCTATCTGACACCTTCTTAAGGGAATGGGTGAAACACTCTAAGAACCCTGTCATGACTCCACCAAGTGGAGTTGAAGTTGATAATTTCAGAGACCCTTCAACTGCTTGGAAGGGAAAGGATGGGAAATGGAGGGTAGTAGTTGGTGCTCAAAAGGGTGATGAAGGGAAGGCAATTCTCCACCAAAGTGAGGATTTTGTTAATTGGACAGTGGACCCTAATCCCTTTTATGCATCACAAAATACTGGAGTTTGTGAGTGTCCAGACTTTTTCCCTGTATACATGAATGGCAGCACAAATGGGGTGGATACATCTGTGCAAAATCCAAGTGTTAGACATGTCTTGAAGATAAGCTACCTACGCAAGCAGCATGATTACTATTTTCTTGGTAAATATGCATCTGATCAGGAAAACTTCATTCCTGATGTCAGGTTTACAGGGACTAGTTCAGACTTGAGGTATGACTATGGTAAATTCTATGCTTCCAAGTCATTTTTTGACTATGCCAAGAACAGGAGAATATTGTGGGGATGGGTAAACGAGTCTGACTCCACACAAGATGACATGGACAAAGGATGGGCTGGTCTACAG TCAATTCCAAGGCAAGTTTGGCTAGATAAAAGTGGGAAGCGATTGGTTCAGTGGCCACTTGAAGAGGTAGAACAGCTACGTGGCAAGCACATAAGAATAACGGGGGAGAACCTTGTGCATGGATCACATCTTGAAGTCTCGGGTATCACTGCATCACAG GCCGATGTAGAAGTGTTGTTTGAGCTACCTGAACTAGAAAAGGCAGAGTTTCTTGATCCAAATGGAGTTGATCCCCAACTACTTTGTAGCCAAGAATATGAATCAAGAAGTGGCATAATAGGGCCATTTGGTTTGTTAGCTTTGGCTTCAAAGGATCTCAAAGAGCACACTGCAGTCTTCTTCACAATATATAGAGCACCCAATAGATATGTATGCCTCATGTGCAGTGACCAAAGCAG GTCCTCATTGAGGCATGACCTTGACAAAACTACATATGGAACTATCTTTGATCTAGATCCCAATCTAAAAAAGATTTCACTAAGAAGCTTG ATTGACCACTCCATTATTGAGAGTTTTGGTGATGAAGGGAGAGTTTGCATCACTAGCAGAGTTTATCCATCATTGGCTATAGACAAAGATGCTCATCTTTGTGTATTTAACTATGGAAGCCAGAGTGTGTTGATCTCAAAACTGAACGCTTGGAGCATGAAACAAGCAGAGATTGGCTATGAGGGAAACATAAGCTATACCTAA
- the LOC137816640 gene encoding fructan 6-exohydrolase-like produces METKASLDSINSNKYMVPQKQPYRTWYHFQPPQNWMNDPNGPMYYKGVYHFFYQFNPYAPTFGRHMVWGHSVSYDLINWIHLNHAIEPSESYDINGCYSGSITILPGEKPIIMYTGSDSNKHQVQNLAVPKNLSDTFLREWEKHPQNPILIPPSGVEVDGFRDPTTAWQGSDGKWRMIIGAKNGDEGKALLYHSEDFVNWKPFPNPMYASENTGMFECPDFFPVYISGTKNGVDTSVQNSSVKHVLKTSYQNKQLEYYFVGDYFPDQEKFVPDDDLGGPNLTLILDHGSFYASKSFFDYAKNRRILWGWSQECDTTQDDNEKGWAGLQSIPRQVWLDASGKMLMQWPIEEVEKLRDNQISIKGEKLAGGSILEVSGITASQADVEVLFELPELENAEFIDESEVDPHLLCSEEYASRSGIIGPFGLLALASEDQTEHTAIFFRIYRAPNRFVCLMCSDHRRSSLRQNLEKSSYRTIFDIDPKQKTISLRCLIDRSIIESFGEKGRICITSRVYPSLAIDKDAHLYVFNNGRQSVVISELNAWSMKQAEFGQEQSIK; encoded by the exons ATGGAGACCAAAGCATCACTTGACAGCATCAATTCAAACAAGTACATGGTACCTCAAAAACAGCCTTACCGAACCTGGTACCACTTTCAGCCCCCACAAAATTGGATGAATG ATCCAAATG GACCAATGTACTACAAAGGAGTTTACCACTTTTTCTACCAATTCAACCCTTATGCACCAACCTTTGGTAGGCATATGGTATGGGGTCATTCAGTATCCTATGATCTCATCAATTGGATTCATCTAAATCATGCTATTGAACCAAGTGAGTCCTATGACATCAATGGCTGCTACTCTGGCTCAATCACAATCCTCCCGGGGGAAAAACCTATCATTATGTATACAGGGAGTGATTCTAACAAACATCAAGTTCAGAACTTGGCTGTGCCAAAGAATCTATCAGACACCTTCTTAAGGGAATGGGAGAAACACCCTCAAAACCCTATCTTGATTCCACCTAGTGGAGTTGAAGTGGATGGTTTTAGAGACCCTACAACTGCTTGGCAAGGAAGTGATGGCAAATGGAGAATGATTATTGGTGCCAAAAATGGTGATGAAGGGAAGGCTCTTCTCTACCACAGTGAGGATTTCGTTAATTGGAAACCGTTTCCTAATCCTATGTATGCATCAGAAAATACTGGGATGTTTGAGTGTCCAGATTTTTTTCCTGTGTACATCAGTGGCACAAAGAATGGGGTGGATACATCTGTCCAAAACAGCAGTGTCAAGCATGTCTTGAAAACGAGCTATCAGAACAAACAACTAGAATACTATTTTGTAGGTGACTATTTCCCTGATCAGGAAAAGTTTGTTCCTGATGATGATTTGGGAGGACCTAATCTGACCTTAATATTGGACCATGGAAGCTTTTATGCTTCCAAGTCATTTTTTGACTATGCCAAAAACAGAAGGATATTGTGGGGATGGTCACAGGAGTGTGACACTACACAAGATGATAATGAGAAAGGATGGGCTGGTCTACAG AGCATTCCAAGGCAAGTTTGGCTTGATGCAAGTGGGAAGATGTTGATGCAGTGGCCAATTGAAGAGGTAGAAAAACTACGTGACAATCAAATTAGCATAAAGGGTGAGAAACTGGCTGGTGGATCAATTCTTGAAGTCTCAGGTATCACTGCATCACAG GCCGATGTAGAAGTGTTGTTTGAGCTTCCAGAACTAGAGAATGCAGAGTTTATAGATGAAAGTGAAGTTGATCCTCACTTATTGTGTAGTGAAGAATATGCATCAAGAAGTGGCATAATAGGGCCATTTGGTTTGTTAGCTTTAGCATCTGAGGACCAAACAGAACACACTGCAATCTTCTTCAGAATATATAGAGCTCCCAATAGATTTGTGTGTCTCATGTGCAGTGACCACAGAAG GTCTTCATTGCGGCAGAACCTTGAGAAATCCTCATATAGAACCATCTTTGACATAGACCCCAAGCAAAAAACAATTTCACTCAGATGCTTG ATTGATCGCTCCATTATTGAGAGTTTTGGGGAGAAAGGGAGAATTTGTATTACCAGCAGAGTTTATCCCTCGTTGGCTATTGACAAAGATGCTCATCTTTATGTATTCAACAATGGAAGGCAGAGTGTGGTCATCTCAGAACTGAATGCTTGGAGCATGAAGCAAGCAGAATTTGGCCAAGAACAAAGTATAAAATAA
- the LOC137816641 gene encoding beta-fructofuranosidase, insoluble isoenzyme CWINV3-like isoform X2, which yields MINVAAPMYYKGVYHFFYQHNPHAATFGEKMVWAHSVSYDLINWIHLDHAIEPSEQFDFNGCWSGSATIIPGKEKPVILYTGIDDKKHQVQNIAMPKNPSDPFLREWVKHPQNPVMTPPSGVEVDNFRDPSTAWQGKDGKWRVVIGAQNGDEGKVVLYQSEDFANWTVELKPFFASDNTGVCECPDFFPVSINSTNGVDTSVQNQSVRHVLKISYLRLHQDYYFLGKYANEDGNFTPDVKFTGTSLDLRLDYGKFYASKSFFDHAKSRRILWGWVEECDTSHDDIEKGWAGLQCIPRQVWLDESGNRLMQWPIEEIETLRDKHISIVGEKLVGGSILEISGITASQADVEVLFELPELENAEWLEESEVDPRVLCSEEYASRSGIIGPFGLLALASEDQTEHTAIFFRIYKTSNRYVCFMCSDQSRSSLRQDLDKTTDGTIFDIDPNQKTISLRSLIDRSIIESFGEKGRICITSRVYPSLAIDKDAHLYVFNNGRQSVVISELNAWSMKHAEFGQEESIHKQ from the exons ATG ATAAATGTGGCAGCACCAATGTACTACAAAGGAGTTTACCACTTTTTCTACCAGCATAATCCTCATGCAGCAACCTTCGGTGAGAAAATGGTGTGGGCTCACTCTGTGTCCTATGATCTCATCAACTGGATTCATCTGGACCATGCTATTGAGCCAAGTGAACAGTTTGACTTCAACGGTTGTTGGTCAGGCTCAGCCACTATAATCCCAGGCAAAGAAAAACCTGTGATTTTGTACACAGGAATTGATGATAAAAAACACCAAGTTCAAAACATAGCTATGCCAAAGAATCCATCAGACCCCTTCTTAAGGGAATGGGTGAAACACCCTCAAAACCCTGTCATGACTCCACCAAGTGGAGTTGAAGTTGATAATTTCAGAGACCCTTCAACTGCTTGGCAGggaaaggatggaaaatggagGGTAGTCATTGGTGCTCAAAATGGTGATGAAGGGAAGGTAGTTCTTTACCAAAGTGAGGATTTTGCTAATTGGACAGTGGAATTGAAACCTTTTTTTGCATCAGATAATACTGGAGTTTGTGAGTGTCCAGATTTTTTTCCTGTGTCCATCAATAGTACAAATGGGGTGGATACATCTGTTCAAAATCAAAGTGTTAGACATGTATTAAAGATAAGCTATCTACGGTTACATCAGGACTATTATTTTCTTGGTAAGTATGCCAATGAAGATGGAAACTTTACTCCTGATGTTAAATTCACAGGAACTAGTTTGGACTTAAGGTTAGACTATGGTAAATTTTATGCTTCAAAGTCATTTTTTGACCATGCTAAGAGCAGAAGGATATTATGGGGGTGGGTGGAGGAGTGTGACACTAGCCATGATGACATTGAGAAAGGATGGGCTGGTCTTCAG TGTATTCCAAGACAAGTTTGGCTTGATGAAAGTGGAAACAGGCTAATGCAATGGCCAATTGAAGAGATAGAAACACTACGTGACAAACACATTAGCATAGTGGGAGAGAAACTGGTTGGTGGATCAATTCTTGAAATCTCAGGTATCACTGCATCACAG GCTGATGTAGAAGTGTTGTTTGAGCTACCAGAACTAGAGAATGCAGAGTGGCTAGAAGAAAGTGAAGTTGATCCTCGAGTATTGTGTAGTGAAGAATATGCATCAAGAAGTGGCATAATAGGGCCATTTGGTTTGTTAGCTTTAGCATCTGAAGACCAAACAGAACACACTGCAATCTTCTTCAGAATATATAAAACCTCCAATAGATATGTATGTTTCATGTGCAGTGACCAAAGCAG GTCTTCATTGAGGCAGGACCTTGATAAAACCACAGATGGAACTATCTTTGACATAGACCCTAatcaaaaaacaatttcactCAGAAGCTTG ATTGATCGGTCCATTATTGAGAGTTTTGGGGAGAAAGGGAGAATTTGTATTACCAGTAGAGTTTATCCCTCGTTGGCTATTGACAAAGATGCTCATCTTTATGTATTCAACAATGGAAGGCAGAGTGTGGTCATCTCAGAACTGAATGCTTGGAGCATGAAGCATGCAGAATTTGGCCAAGAGGAAAGCATACATAAGCAGTAG
- the LOC137816641 gene encoding beta-fructofuranosidase, insoluble isoenzyme CWINV3-like isoform X1 produces the protein MEISGEVASSHNLNSTMYKVPQKQPYRTWYHFQPPQCWMNDPNAPMYYKGVYHFFYQHNPHAATFGEKMVWAHSVSYDLINWIHLDHAIEPSEQFDFNGCWSGSATIIPGKEKPVILYTGIDDKKHQVQNIAMPKNPSDPFLREWVKHPQNPVMTPPSGVEVDNFRDPSTAWQGKDGKWRVVIGAQNGDEGKVVLYQSEDFANWTVELKPFFASDNTGVCECPDFFPVSINSTNGVDTSVQNQSVRHVLKISYLRLHQDYYFLGKYANEDGNFTPDVKFTGTSLDLRLDYGKFYASKSFFDHAKSRRILWGWVEECDTSHDDIEKGWAGLQCIPRQVWLDESGNRLMQWPIEEIETLRDKHISIVGEKLVGGSILEISGITASQADVEVLFELPELENAEWLEESEVDPRVLCSEEYASRSGIIGPFGLLALASEDQTEHTAIFFRIYKTSNRYVCFMCSDQSRSSLRQDLDKTTDGTIFDIDPNQKTISLRSLIDRSIIESFGEKGRICITSRVYPSLAIDKDAHLYVFNNGRQSVVISELNAWSMKHAEFGQEESIHKQ, from the exons ATGGAGATCAGTGGAGAGGTAGCATCCTCACACAACCTCAATTCTACCATGTATAAGGTACCTCAGAAACAACCTTATAGAACTTGGTACCACTTTCAACCCCCTCAATGTTGGATGAATG ATCCAAATG CACCAATGTACTACAAAGGAGTTTACCACTTTTTCTACCAGCATAATCCTCATGCAGCAACCTTCGGTGAGAAAATGGTGTGGGCTCACTCTGTGTCCTATGATCTCATCAACTGGATTCATCTGGACCATGCTATTGAGCCAAGTGAACAGTTTGACTTCAACGGTTGTTGGTCAGGCTCAGCCACTATAATCCCAGGCAAAGAAAAACCTGTGATTTTGTACACAGGAATTGATGATAAAAAACACCAAGTTCAAAACATAGCTATGCCAAAGAATCCATCAGACCCCTTCTTAAGGGAATGGGTGAAACACCCTCAAAACCCTGTCATGACTCCACCAAGTGGAGTTGAAGTTGATAATTTCAGAGACCCTTCAACTGCTTGGCAGggaaaggatggaaaatggagGGTAGTCATTGGTGCTCAAAATGGTGATGAAGGGAAGGTAGTTCTTTACCAAAGTGAGGATTTTGCTAATTGGACAGTGGAATTGAAACCTTTTTTTGCATCAGATAATACTGGAGTTTGTGAGTGTCCAGATTTTTTTCCTGTGTCCATCAATAGTACAAATGGGGTGGATACATCTGTTCAAAATCAAAGTGTTAGACATGTATTAAAGATAAGCTATCTACGGTTACATCAGGACTATTATTTTCTTGGTAAGTATGCCAATGAAGATGGAAACTTTACTCCTGATGTTAAATTCACAGGAACTAGTTTGGACTTAAGGTTAGACTATGGTAAATTTTATGCTTCAAAGTCATTTTTTGACCATGCTAAGAGCAGAAGGATATTATGGGGGTGGGTGGAGGAGTGTGACACTAGCCATGATGACATTGAGAAAGGATGGGCTGGTCTTCAG TGTATTCCAAGACAAGTTTGGCTTGATGAAAGTGGAAACAGGCTAATGCAATGGCCAATTGAAGAGATAGAAACACTACGTGACAAACACATTAGCATAGTGGGAGAGAAACTGGTTGGTGGATCAATTCTTGAAATCTCAGGTATCACTGCATCACAG GCTGATGTAGAAGTGTTGTTTGAGCTACCAGAACTAGAGAATGCAGAGTGGCTAGAAGAAAGTGAAGTTGATCCTCGAGTATTGTGTAGTGAAGAATATGCATCAAGAAGTGGCATAATAGGGCCATTTGGTTTGTTAGCTTTAGCATCTGAAGACCAAACAGAACACACTGCAATCTTCTTCAGAATATATAAAACCTCCAATAGATATGTATGTTTCATGTGCAGTGACCAAAGCAG GTCTTCATTGAGGCAGGACCTTGATAAAACCACAGATGGAACTATCTTTGACATAGACCCTAatcaaaaaacaatttcactCAGAAGCTTG ATTGATCGGTCCATTATTGAGAGTTTTGGGGAGAAAGGGAGAATTTGTATTACCAGTAGAGTTTATCCCTCGTTGGCTATTGACAAAGATGCTCATCTTTATGTATTCAACAATGGAAGGCAGAGTGTGGTCATCTCAGAACTGAATGCTTGGAGCATGAAGCATGCAGAATTTGGCCAAGAGGAAAGCATACATAAGCAGTAG
- the LOC137816646 gene encoding glutaredoxin-C6-like, with amino-acid sequence MQGLRRCSNDVVHLDLTTPTPATTNSSTTSSSSSLSIDVEESTEARIQRLISEHPVIIFTRSSCCMCHVMKKLLATIGVNPTVIELDDHEITALPDATRTPAVFIGGASVGGLESLVALHVSGHLVPKLIQVGALWV; translated from the coding sequence ATGCAAGGCCTACGCCGCTGCTCAAACGACGTCGTCCACCTCGACCTCACCACTCCCACGCCGGCCACCACCAACTCCTCCACCACCTCCTCCTCGTCGTCGCTCTCCATCGATGTGGAGGAATCCACGGAGGCGCGTATCCAGCGGCTGATATCGGAGCATCCGGTGATCATCTTCACGCGCTCCTCCTGCTGCATGTGCCACGTCATGAAGAAGCTCCTCGCCACCATCGGAGTCAACCCCACCGTCATCGAATTGGACGACCACGAGATAACGGCCCTCCCTGACGCCACCCGCACTCCGGCAGTCTTCATCGGCGGCGCCTCTGTCGGCGGCCTGGAGTCCCTCGTCGCCCTCCACGTCAGCGGCCACCTCGTCCCCAAACTCATCCAGGTCGGCGCCCTCTGGGTATGA
- the LOC137816642 gene encoding beta-fructofuranosidase, insoluble isoenzyme CWINV6-like isoform X1 produces MEIITAELLVFVVVPFLLNCGNGIEALSTHSINYRATTKQPYRTSYHFQPQENWMNVDSSNPFLLSFDMFFRMIIEHGCLRFADPNGPMYYKGVYHLFYQHNPEAATFGDRIVWGHSVSYDLINWIHLNNAIEPSGPYDINSCWSGSATIIPGKEQPMILYTGIDYKKHQVQNLAVPRNLSDTFLREWVKHSKNPVMTPPSGVEVDNFRDPSTAWKGKDGKWRVVVGAQKGDEGKAILHQSEDFVNWTVDPNPFYASQNTGVCECPDFFPVYMNGSTNGVDTSVQNPSVRHVLKISYLRKQHDYYFLGKYASDQENFIPDVRFTGTSSDLRYDYGKFYASKSFFDYAKNRRILWGWVNESDSTQDDMDKGWAGLQSIPRQVWLDKSGKRLVQWPLEEVEQLRGKHIRITGENLVHGSHLEVSGITASQADVEVLFELPELEKAEFLDPNGVDPQLLCSQEYESRSGIIGPFGLLALASKDLKEHTAVFFTIYRAPNRYVCLMCSDQSRSSLRHDLDKTTYGTIFDLDPNLKKISLRSLIDHSIIESFGDEGRVCITSRVYPSLAIDKDAHLCVFNYGSQSVLISKLNAWSMKQAEIGYEGNISYT; encoded by the exons ATGGAGATCATCACTGCAGAGCTACTAGTATTTGTTGTAGTTCCTTTTCTGCTAAACTGTGGAAATGGAATTGAAGCATTATCCACACATAGCATCAATTATAGAGCAACAACAAAGCAACCTTATCGAACTTCTTATCACTTTCAGCCCCAAGAGAATTGGATGAACG TTGATAGCTCTAAtccttttcttttatcatttgACATGTTTTTCCGGATGATAATTGAACATGGATGTCTTCGTTTTGCAGATCCAAATG GGCCTATGTACTACAAAGGTGTTTACCACCTTTTCTACCAGCATAACCCTGAAGCAGCAACCTTTGGTGATAGGATTGTATGGGGTCATTCAGTATCCTATGATCTTATCAATTGGATTCATTTGAATAATGCTATTGAACCAAGTGGACCATATGATATTAATAGCTGTTGGTCAGGCTCAGCCACTATAATCCCTGGGAAAGAACAGCCTATGATTTTGTACACGGGAATTGACTATAAGAAACATCAAGTTCAGAACTTAGCTGTGCCAAGGAATCTATCTGACACCTTCTTAAGGGAATGGGTGAAACACTCTAAGAACCCTGTCATGACTCCACCAAGTGGAGTTGAAGTTGATAATTTCAGAGACCCTTCAACTGCTTGGAAGGGAAAGGATGGGAAATGGAGGGTAGTAGTTGGTGCTCAAAAGGGTGATGAAGGGAAGGCAATTCTCCACCAAAGTGAGGATTTTGTTAATTGGACAGTGGACCCTAATCCCTTTTATGCATCACAAAATACTGGAGTTTGTGAGTGTCCAGACTTTTTCCCTGTATACATGAATGGCAGCACAAATGGGGTGGATACATCTGTGCAAAATCCAAGTGTTAGACATGTCTTGAAGATAAGCTACCTACGCAAGCAGCATGATTACTATTTTCTTGGTAAATATGCATCTGATCAGGAAAACTTCATTCCTGATGTCAGGTTTACAGGGACTAGTTCAGACTTGAGGTATGACTATGGTAAATTCTATGCTTCCAAGTCATTTTTTGACTATGCCAAGAACAGGAGAATATTGTGGGGATGGGTAAACGAGTCTGACTCCACACAAGATGACATGGACAAAGGATGGGCTGGTCTACAG TCAATTCCAAGGCAAGTTTGGCTAGATAAAAGTGGGAAGCGATTGGTTCAGTGGCCACTTGAAGAGGTAGAACAGCTACGTGGCAAGCACATAAGAATAACGGGGGAGAACCTTGTGCATGGATCACATCTTGAAGTCTCGGGTATCACTGCATCACAG GCCGATGTAGAAGTGTTGTTTGAGCTACCTGAACTAGAAAAGGCAGAGTTTCTTGATCCAAATGGAGTTGATCCCCAACTACTTTGTAGCCAAGAATATGAATCAAGAAGTGGCATAATAGGGCCATTTGGTTTGTTAGCTTTGGCTTCAAAGGATCTCAAAGAGCACACTGCAGTCTTCTTCACAATATATAGAGCACCCAATAGATATGTATGCCTCATGTGCAGTGACCAAAGCAG GTCCTCATTGAGGCATGACCTTGACAAAACTACATATGGAACTATCTTTGATCTAGATCCCAATCTAAAAAAGATTTCACTAAGAAGCTTG ATTGACCACTCCATTATTGAGAGTTTTGGTGATGAAGGGAGAGTTTGCATCACTAGCAGAGTTTATCCATCATTGGCTATAGACAAAGATGCTCATCTTTGTGTATTTAACTATGGAAGCCAGAGTGTGTTGATCTCAAAACTGAACGCTTGGAGCATGAAACAAGCAGAGATTGGCTATGAGGGAAACATAAGCTATACCTAA